Proteins found in one Agaribacterium sp. ZY112 genomic segment:
- a CDS encoding sulfotransferase family protein, whose translation MGHSVETRANGVYVNLDVLLAKYCTHIPPEELDLAINISKRYGYLFISTPKSGCSSVISTLQKLELQRPYKIWRHPIEIHDKSVSPLCGAHELVDFDRFLVAQPFTFTFVRNPYTRVLSAYLEKICGGYSSIQRKQILLQLGHNCSDDLFDVSFVDFLRAVSNQPVSTMDVHWMPQYYVASHDRMRFDFVGRLESMDRDFRFVLSKICNDFEQYITCEQRHGKNANDKISRYYTDEAVSLVKEIYAVDFKHFGYSLELPITAEKKHKKLAEIEF comes from the coding sequence GTGGGTCATTCTGTCGAAACACGTGCTAATGGTGTGTATGTTAATCTTGATGTGCTTTTAGCGAAGTACTGTACTCATATTCCACCGGAGGAGCTTGATTTAGCGATTAATATCTCTAAACGTTATGGCTACTTGTTTATTTCAACTCCTAAGTCGGGGTGTAGTAGTGTGATATCAACCCTTCAAAAGCTGGAATTGCAACGTCCTTATAAAATATGGCGCCACCCTATAGAGATTCATGATAAAAGCGTGTCGCCTTTGTGTGGTGCCCATGAGTTGGTTGATTTTGATCGATTTCTTGTTGCTCAGCCCTTTACCTTTACCTTTGTACGAAATCCTTACACTAGAGTTTTATCTGCGTACCTAGAAAAGATATGTGGTGGGTATTCTAGTATTCAGCGAAAGCAGATACTTCTTCAGCTTGGCCATAATTGCTCTGATGATTTGTTTGACGTTTCTTTTGTTGATTTTTTACGGGCAGTTTCAAACCAACCTGTTTCTACCATGGATGTACATTGGATGCCCCAATATTATGTGGCTAGCCATGATCGTATGCGTTTTGATTTTGTTGGTAGGCTAGAGTCGATGGATAGAGACTTTAGGTTTGTATTGTCTAAGATTTGTAATGATTTTGAACAATATATTACTTGTGAGCAGCGCCACGGGAAAAACGCAAACGATAAAATTAGCCGCTATTATACAGACGAGGCTGTTAGTTTGGTGAAAGAGATCTATGCTGTTGATTTTAAACACTTTGGCTACAGTTTAGAATTACCTATTACTGCTGAGAAAAAACATAAAAAGCTTGCTGAAATCGAGTTCTAA
- a CDS encoding peptidase domain-containing ABC transporter, whose translation MSALNFSSRKNAKLVLQTEAAECGLACLAMVLSYHGHEIGLHEIRKEHAISIKGATLSQLMAVAEDLKLDTRPLRIDMEALEAIKLPAILHWDLNHFVVITKASKNSITILDPALGERKYSPDYVSKHFTGVALELVPLPSFEKKIEKERINLWDFAKSIHGLKSSLIQVLILSLVLQTIGIAMPYYMQLVVDSAVVNNDKNLVHTLGIGFLLLSFFSVGISQVRSWALLYMGTSFNYQLTSGLFRHLVKLPFSWFESRHVGDVVSRFGSVGSLQRAVSDSLIGAVLDGIMVVTTLIMMFLYSPKLAAIAVFSVFVYLAYRMIFFYPMRAVTEKQIVASAKENSHFIETLRAIMPLKMYNRLEVRISMWQRKFSDSMNEYIRGEKLRIAYSMVDGITSSIESIAIVWIGALLVIENEFSIGMLYAFVAWRGQFSGTIRSLINVYFEFKMLGLHMDRIGDIALTEQETASRTTYLEDKKTTKGALSISNLSFQYSESEAPVFSEVNLKVKHGESISIIAPSGFGKSTLLKVWAGLLKPTEGNIFVDEQDIEKIGLASYRSICASVMQDDVLLSGSVEENVSFFDEKIDVEKVTRCLQLAHVFDEIADMPMGLKTLVGDMGNAFSGGQTQRILLARALYQDPKILFLDEATSHLDTATETLINQALNQLAITRVVIAHRPETILMSDRIYDFSLREDITKADYKLKHTS comes from the coding sequence GTGAGCGCACTTAACTTTTCATCAAGAAAGAATGCAAAACTGGTCTTGCAGACCGAGGCTGCCGAATGCGGGCTTGCCTGTCTCGCTATGGTGCTGAGCTACCACGGACATGAAATAGGCCTTCACGAAATACGCAAAGAACACGCCATTAGTATTAAAGGTGCCACTTTAAGCCAACTAATGGCCGTTGCAGAAGATCTTAAGCTAGATACAAGACCCTTGCGTATTGATATGGAGGCACTCGAAGCTATCAAACTTCCAGCTATCCTTCACTGGGATTTAAACCACTTTGTGGTTATTACCAAGGCATCAAAGAACAGTATAACCATTCTAGATCCGGCACTTGGAGAACGAAAGTACAGCCCCGACTATGTATCTAAGCATTTTACCGGCGTTGCACTTGAGTTAGTCCCACTACCTTCTTTTGAAAAAAAGATTGAAAAAGAACGCATCAATCTATGGGACTTCGCTAAAAGTATTCACGGTTTAAAATCAAGCTTGATTCAAGTCTTAATTCTATCTTTGGTACTGCAAACGATTGGCATCGCCATGCCCTATTACATGCAGCTCGTCGTTGATAGTGCCGTTGTAAATAACGACAAGAACCTTGTGCACACCTTAGGCATAGGCTTTTTATTACTTTCATTTTTTAGTGTTGGCATTAGTCAAGTGAGATCATGGGCCCTACTATATATGGGTACCAGTTTTAATTACCAACTTACCTCTGGTCTATTTCGCCATTTAGTAAAGTTACCTTTCAGCTGGTTTGAGTCGCGCCATGTGGGAGATGTTGTTTCTCGCTTTGGTTCTGTAGGCAGTCTACAACGAGCCGTCAGTGACTCTCTTATTGGTGCAGTCTTAGACGGCATTATGGTTGTTACAACGCTAATAATGATGTTCTTATACAGCCCCAAGCTTGCCGCCATTGCTGTTTTTTCAGTATTCGTATATCTGGCTTATCGCATGATATTTTTCTACCCAATGCGCGCGGTCACAGAGAAACAAATTGTTGCATCGGCAAAGGAAAACAGTCACTTCATCGAGACATTACGAGCAATCATGCCTTTAAAGATGTACAACCGTTTAGAGGTTCGTATATCGATGTGGCAGCGAAAGTTTTCTGACTCCATGAATGAATATATTCGCGGTGAAAAACTACGCATTGCTTATAGCATGGTAGATGGCATCACCTCGTCCATAGAAAGTATTGCCATCGTATGGATAGGCGCTCTACTTGTTATTGAAAATGAGTTTAGCATTGGCATGCTGTACGCATTTGTAGCCTGGCGTGGACAGTTTTCAGGAACAATACGTTCACTTATTAACGTTTATTTCGAATTTAAAATGCTCGGTTTACATATGGATCGTATAGGCGACATCGCACTGACTGAACAAGAAACAGCCAGCCGAACAACCTATCTTGAAGACAAGAAAACAACTAAAGGGGCGTTAAGCATATCAAACCTATCCTTTCAATATTCTGAGAGCGAAGCCCCTGTTTTTAGCGAGGTGAATTTAAAGGTTAAGCACGGCGAAAGTATTTCGATTATTGCGCCATCTGGTTTTGGTAAAAGTACACTGCTTAAAGTATGGGCAGGACTACTCAAACCAACGGAAGGCAATATCTTTGTTGACGAGCAAGATATAGAAAAAATTGGTCTTGCTAGTTATCGTTCTATTTGTGCATCTGTCATGCAAGATGACGTGCTTCTATCTGGTTCAGTAGAAGAAAATGTTAGCTTTTTTGACGAAAAGATTGATGTTGAAAAAGTCACTCGCTGCCTTCAATTAGCCCACGTATTTGACGAAATAGCAGACATGCCCATGGGCTTAAAAACCCTAGTGGGCGATATGGGTAATGCTTTCTCAGGAGGGCAAACACAGCGAATACTTCTTGCTAGAGCCCTATATCAAGACCCTAAAATACTTTTTTTAGATGAAGCCACAAGCCATCTAGATACCGCTACAGAAACACTGATCAATCAAGCGTTAAATCAACTTGCTATCACCCGAGTAGTAATAGCACACAGACCTGAAACCATTTTAATGTCAGACAGGATCTACGATTTCTCACTAAGAGAAGATATTACAAAAGCCGACTATAAACTGAAGCATACCTCCTAA
- a CDS encoding DapH/DapD/GlmU-related protein — protein sequence MKASIKKVLNFISFKLLRSSDYRIYSTQLFYYPKVQANVSKASTMTGSGTLHIGKAWHGFRYYDSLLTVSADAQIKVDKDFEIFTGCHLVLLHGAELKLGSGFINMKSTIYCSKKIHIGHGVAIGEHVCIRDSDDHDIGSGKSKAAAITIGDHVWIGMNATILKGVTIGKGAVIAAGAVVTRDVAERTLVGGVPAKLIKENVDWKP from the coding sequence TTGAAAGCAAGCATAAAAAAAGTACTCAATTTCATTTCATTTAAATTATTGCGTAGCTCGGACTATCGCATATATTCAACACAGCTTTTTTATTACCCCAAAGTACAAGCAAATGTATCAAAAGCCTCAACCATGACAGGTAGTGGTACCTTGCATATTGGCAAAGCCTGGCATGGCTTTCGCTACTATGACTCACTCTTAACCGTATCTGCTGATGCACAAATTAAAGTAGACAAAGACTTTGAGATTTTTACAGGCTGCCACCTTGTTCTCCTACACGGTGCAGAATTAAAGCTGGGCAGCGGTTTCATCAATATGAAGTCCACCATTTACTGTTCTAAAAAAATACACATTGGTCACGGTGTTGCCATTGGTGAACATGTCTGCATAAGAGATAGCGACGATCACGATATAGGTAGCGGTAAATCCAAAGCGGCAGCAATTACTATTGGTGACCATGTGTGGATAGGTATGAATGCCACCATTCTCAAAGGCGTGACCATAGGTAAAGGAGCCGTCATTGCAGCAGGAGCTGTTGTGACACGTGATGTGGCTGAGCGCACTCTAGTAGGTGGTGTTCCAGCTAAGCTCATCAAAGAAAATGTAGACTGGAAACCCTAA
- a CDS encoding HlyD family secretion protein: MSTLFRKEALDTQSQHWYSDTLIAQPPSLRLLVLLSLVLLITLVGFAVLGQYTHRERVSGYLVPDKGLSHVFGEYGGYITKQLVDEGSFVSKGDPLFEVRSEKSSTSGDISSQISHNIQTNIKNIQDDIAISEQLHRKEKRKLQDTLTSKINERKILLLQEQERKLFIKIIKKDLNNYARLYKNKQMSEAELNLKKIELSQAVIALNDTKFRITSSDSSISNLEHDLEAIDLTHEQAKSRDEQRISELERNLITIKSNSFYVVKAPISGSISVVLARPGERVDLRTPLVSILPENSKLEAHLRVPSRAIGFSQVGQEIEIQYDAFPFQKFGSFKAINKSISKSLINNGELDPAQQVYLVKATLEEQTVNTRNRTIELRAGMTFSANMVGDKRSIISWAFEPLLSLKGY; this comes from the coding sequence GTGTCGACATTATTTAGAAAGGAAGCTCTAGACACCCAAAGTCAGCATTGGTATAGCGATACACTTATAGCTCAACCACCTTCATTACGACTTTTGGTTCTTCTTTCCTTAGTATTACTTATTACGTTAGTTGGGTTTGCGGTCCTTGGGCAGTACACACATCGCGAGCGTGTGTCAGGCTATTTAGTACCAGACAAAGGCTTAAGCCATGTATTTGGTGAGTATGGGGGATACATCACCAAACAACTTGTTGACGAAGGCAGCTTTGTTAGCAAAGGTGATCCTTTATTTGAAGTTCGATCAGAAAAATCCAGTACTAGTGGCGATATAAGCAGCCAAATCTCTCATAACATCCAAACAAACATTAAAAACATACAAGATGACATTGCTATCTCTGAACAGCTTCATAGAAAAGAAAAAAGAAAACTACAGGATACCCTCACATCCAAAATCAACGAGCGAAAAATACTTCTCCTCCAAGAGCAAGAACGAAAATTATTTATCAAAATAATCAAAAAAGATCTAAATAATTATGCTCGCCTATATAAAAACAAGCAGATGTCTGAAGCCGAGTTAAACTTAAAAAAAATAGAGCTGTCTCAAGCTGTCATTGCACTTAATGATACCAAGTTTAGAATAACATCATCGGACTCAAGTATAAGTAATCTTGAACACGATTTAGAAGCTATTGATCTTACGCATGAGCAAGCCAAAAGCCGTGACGAACAGCGTATTTCGGAGCTAGAGCGTAACTTAATCACAATCAAATCCAATTCCTTTTATGTTGTTAAGGCCCCTATATCAGGCTCAATCAGTGTGGTACTTGCTCGACCAGGGGAACGAGTAGATCTAAGAACACCTCTAGTATCTATTCTGCCAGAAAACAGTAAGCTAGAAGCTCATTTACGTGTCCCTTCACGCGCTATTGGTTTTAGCCAAGTTGGACAAGAGATAGAAATACAATATGACGCATTTCCATTTCAAAAATTTGGCAGTTTTAAAGCGATCAACAAATCTATTTCAAAAAGCTTAATCAACAATGGCGAGCTAGATCCAGCTCAGCAAGTTTATTTAGTTAAAGCCACGCTTGAAGAGCAAACTGTTAACACAAGAAATAGAACCATTGAATTGCGTGCAGGAATGACATTCTCAGCCAATATGGTCGGAGACAAGCGCTCTATTATCTCTTGGGCTTTTGAGCCTTTACTCAGTTTAAAAGGGTATTAA
- a CDS encoding glycoside hydrolase family 9 protein, which yields MKNFFLKSSLAVAVASAAFSAQAATPNYGEALQKSIYFYEAQQGGVLPSWNRVEWRADAVLNDGADVGVDLSGGWFDAGDHVKFGFPMAASATMLAWGVIENPEAYEQTGQMKHIKNNLRFVADYFVNAHPSDNVLYGQVGTGSDDHAWWGSPEVVHLTSRAASNRPSYKIDENCPGSDLAGETSAALAAISMIFQDDDPAYSAKLKTHAESLYQFAHTYQGKYSDCITDATAFYNSWSGYKDELVWSSIWMYRATGEQSYLDAAKRDYANLNTEQQSTIKSYKWTHAWDDKGYGSYVLMAKLTGEQEYRDDAERWLDYWSTGYEGQRVNYTAGGLAQLDTWGATRYAANTSLIALIYSDYLKAENISLSKAQNYYDFAVGQMEYIMGDNPAGHSFQIGMSDNGPKNPHHRGAHGTWADSLTVPAESRHLLVGALVGGPGTGDAYSDDRGDYIANEVATDYNSGFTGALARLYLDFGGDPIPENQFPAPEVRDDEFFIEAKTNATGPRHIEIGARVYNRSAWPATNLNEAKLRYFIDLSAEMAAGYSANDITVSTAYSQASSYTQLMPWGDPADNIYYTEIDFSGVDIFPGGQSDHKKEVQFRLSLPTNTNASDWDNSADPSWDNYSNAYKKAPRIALYDGSTLVWGEEPGASCGGDSGVNCAPVADNVVVSTEADMAVDIMLSATDADGSISSYDVSSPAHGTLSGSGNSYTYIPDMGYFGTDVFTYTAMDNAGGVSNQATISVSVSEPVVPSVLINSPANGSDVYTSSTVSLSFTVANAASVDVLVDGVKVANNLTANSVQFDAPANEGMFTVEVIAQDTNGNDLDASASLELNAMMAPANIAPVADFSSTVTGLNVQVDASASSDADGDQLTYTWDFNGTSASGVNATHSFTAAGTYAIELTVSDGIDSDTISDTVTVSAPVGGGLQCEYVVSNEWNTGYVAVIRLTNNGDEVVNGWNVSWSYPAGSDRTNGWNAVVTGNNPYSASNLSWNAKIEPGQTVEFGMQGSKPNGSSAPVPTVTGDLCL from the coding sequence TTTTCTTAAAAGCTCGCTAGCGGTGGCCGTAGCCTCTGCAGCATTTAGTGCGCAAGCAGCCACACCTAATTATGGTGAAGCCCTGCAAAAGTCGATTTACTTCTATGAAGCACAGCAAGGCGGTGTGCTGCCTAGTTGGAACCGTGTTGAATGGCGTGCTGACGCTGTTCTTAACGATGGCGCCGATGTGGGTGTCGATTTGAGCGGCGGCTGGTTTGATGCCGGTGATCACGTTAAATTTGGTTTCCCAATGGCGGCATCTGCCACCATGCTGGCATGGGGTGTGATCGAAAACCCTGAAGCCTATGAGCAAACGGGGCAAATGAAACATATTAAAAATAACTTGCGTTTTGTTGCAGATTATTTTGTTAATGCCCACCCTTCAGACAATGTGCTTTACGGCCAAGTTGGGACTGGTAGCGACGACCATGCATGGTGGGGTTCACCAGAAGTTGTACACTTAACTAGTCGTGCTGCTAGTAATCGCCCAAGTTACAAAATTGATGAAAACTGCCCAGGCTCTGATCTTGCAGGTGAAACATCAGCTGCTTTAGCTGCTATTTCAATGATTTTTCAAGATGATGATCCAGCTTACTCGGCCAAATTAAAAACTCATGCCGAGAGCCTCTATCAGTTTGCTCATACCTATCAAGGTAAGTACAGTGACTGTATTACCGATGCAACTGCATTCTATAACTCTTGGAGCGGCTATAAAGATGAGCTGGTTTGGTCATCTATTTGGATGTATCGCGCTACCGGTGAGCAATCTTACTTAGATGCCGCTAAACGCGATTACGCTAATCTAAATACTGAGCAACAAAGCACGATTAAGTCTTATAAGTGGACTCACGCTTGGGATGATAAAGGATATGGCTCTTACGTATTGATGGCGAAATTAACTGGCGAGCAAGAGTATCGTGATGATGCTGAGCGCTGGTTAGATTATTGGAGTACAGGCTACGAAGGTCAGCGTGTTAATTACACCGCAGGTGGCCTAGCTCAGCTTGATACTTGGGGAGCGACTCGCTACGCAGCTAACACCAGTTTAATTGCCCTTATTTACTCTGATTACCTAAAGGCTGAGAATATCTCTTTAAGCAAAGCGCAAAATTATTACGACTTTGCTGTAGGCCAAATGGAATACATCATGGGTGATAACCCTGCAGGGCACTCTTTCCAGATCGGTATGTCGGACAATGGGCCTAAAAACCCTCACCATCGTGGAGCTCATGGTACTTGGGCTGATAGTTTAACGGTTCCTGCTGAGAGCCGTCATTTGTTAGTCGGCGCTTTAGTTGGTGGCCCCGGCACAGGTGATGCGTATTCTGATGACCGCGGTGACTACATCGCTAATGAAGTAGCAACCGATTACAACTCAGGCTTTACTGGTGCACTTGCGCGTTTGTACCTTGATTTTGGTGGTGATCCTATCCCTGAAAATCAGTTCCCTGCTCCAGAAGTTCGTGATGATGAATTCTTTATTGAAGCAAAAACTAATGCTACAGGCCCTCGTCATATTGAAATCGGCGCGCGAGTTTATAATCGCTCGGCATGGCCTGCGACTAATTTAAATGAAGCTAAATTACGCTACTTTATTGACTTAAGTGCTGAGATGGCTGCAGGTTATAGTGCCAACGACATCACCGTGAGCACGGCTTATTCGCAAGCGAGTAGCTATACTCAGTTAATGCCATGGGGTGATCCTGCTGACAATATTTATTACACCGAAATTGATTTCAGCGGTGTTGATATTTTCCCTGGTGGCCAAAGCGATCATAAAAAAGAAGTGCAGTTCCGTTTAAGCTTACCAACGAATACCAACGCTTCAGATTGGGATAACTCAGCAGACCCATCTTGGGACAACTACAGCAACGCCTATAAAAAAGCACCTCGTATCGCCTTATACGATGGCAGCACTCTTGTTTGGGGTGAAGAGCCTGGCGCTTCTTGTGGTGGTGACTCTGGTGTGAACTGTGCGCCAGTGGCTGACAACGTTGTTGTGAGTACCGAAGCTGACATGGCGGTTGATATTATGCTTAGTGCTACAGATGCTGATGGCAGCATTAGCAGCTACGATGTATCTAGCCCAGCTCACGGTACACTTTCAGGCTCTGGCAATAGCTACACCTATATTCCTGATATGGGGTATTTTGGCACTGACGTCTTTACTTATACCGCGATGGATAATGCCGGTGGTGTATCTAATCAAGCGACTATTAGTGTATCGGTCAGTGAGCCTGTTGTTCCTTCTGTGCTTATTAACAGCCCAGCTAATGGCAGTGATGTTTATACCTCTAGCACGGTTAGCTTAAGCTTTACCGTAGCCAATGCCGCGAGTGTGGATGTCTTGGTAGATGGTGTGAAAGTGGCCAATAACCTAACAGCTAACTCTGTTCAGTTTGATGCTCCAGCAAACGAAGGCATGTTCACGGTTGAGGTGATTGCTCAAGATACTAATGGCAATGACTTAGATGCTTCAGCTAGCCTAGAGCTAAATGCGATGATGGCACCGGCTAATATTGCTCCCGTTGCGGACTTCAGCTCAACCGTTACAGGTTTAAATGTACAGGTTGATGCATCTGCTTCCAGCGATGCTGATGGTGATCAGCTTACTTACACATGGGACTTCAACGGTACAAGCGCAAGTGGTGTTAATGCAACACACAGCTTTACTGCTGCTGGTACTTACGCTATTGAACTGACGGTTTCTGATGGTATTGACAGCGACACTATCAGTGACACCGTTACTGTAAGCGCACCAGTGGGTGGCGGCTTACAGTGTGAGTATGTGGTTTCTAATGAATGGAACACCGGTTATGTCGCGGTTATTCGTTTAACTAACAATGGTGACGAAGTGGTTAATGGTTGGAACGTAAGCTGGTCTTACCCCGCTGGTTCAGACCGCACTAATGGTTGGAATGCTGTTGTTACGGGTAATAACCCTTATAGCGCAAGCAACTTAAGTTGGAATGCTAAGATTGAGCCTGGTCAAACCGTAGAATTTGGAATGCAAGGCAGCAAGCCAAATGGCAGTTCTGCTCCAGTTCCTACTGTAACCGGTGATCTTTGTTTGTAG
- a CDS encoding MFS transporter codes for MSKAHEQELTAVNDEVPLRQKFAYSTGLAADFYAIQSVNLMAMIVYNVVLGVSPLVIGTIMATARFWDAFADTFIGRVTDNYRSKYGRRKPFILIGSIATAITLQLIWLVPEQASDLFSAIYFTVTLFLFYTAYTIFTVSYESLGSELTPGYEARNRLFAFRETLKGPIGLGIPWLTAMMYWDIFDSPLEGARYTALVVGVLIVAAGFITVIGCRERYRSLAKEQSKVTFKQSLSVITKNKPLLFLATAASLNLFGIFLNGSLGFYVSTYYLFGGDAESATILGGYGGTLAIAGATLGAAFTMRFLSDIDKTTLARYSLLCCAIFNAIQWFTITPQNPYLSLISLPLASAANAAFWVAVASLKADVCDWEEHRSGERREGVVSGAMSWMCKLGISLGLLFTGSLLSIIGFDSTSKNPPSAELLANMKLNYVLVPTIFYSICFWIMGFYPLSKQRCSEIRESLELRRGWV; via the coding sequence ATGAGCAAAGCACATGAGCAGGAACTAACAGCAGTAAATGATGAAGTGCCTTTAAGGCAAAAATTTGCATATTCTACAGGTTTAGCCGCCGACTTTTATGCTATCCAAAGTGTGAATCTAATGGCAATGATTGTTTATAACGTTGTTCTCGGTGTAAGCCCTTTGGTTATTGGCACTATTATGGCCACCGCTCGTTTCTGGGATGCTTTTGCCGATACATTTATTGGTAGAGTTACTGATAATTACCGCTCAAAATACGGCCGAAGAAAGCCATTTATTCTTATCGGCTCCATCGCAACTGCAATTACGCTGCAACTCATCTGGTTAGTTCCAGAGCAAGCAAGCGACTTATTTTCAGCTATTTATTTTACCGTCACCCTCTTTCTATTTTATACCGCTTACACTATTTTTACTGTTTCATACGAATCTTTGGGCTCAGAACTAACACCAGGTTATGAAGCAAGAAATCGTCTTTTTGCCTTCCGAGAAACCTTAAAAGGCCCAATTGGCCTTGGGATTCCATGGCTTACAGCAATGATGTACTGGGATATCTTCGATTCGCCTTTAGAGGGCGCTAGATATACCGCATTAGTCGTTGGCGTACTCATTGTAGCAGCCGGATTTATTACCGTTATAGGATGCCGAGAACGCTATCGCTCGTTAGCTAAGGAACAGTCTAAAGTCACTTTTAAGCAGTCTTTATCCGTCATTACCAAGAACAAACCCCTACTCTTTCTAGCCACCGCGGCATCATTAAATTTATTTGGTATATTTTTAAATGGCTCTTTAGGATTCTATGTTAGCACCTACTATCTTTTTGGTGGTGATGCTGAATCTGCCACTATTCTTGGGGGCTACGGCGGAACACTCGCGATAGCTGGCGCAACATTAGGTGCAGCATTTACTATGCGCTTTCTATCCGATATTGATAAAACAACATTAGCTCGCTACAGCTTATTATGCTGTGCCATTTTTAATGCGATTCAATGGTTTACCATCACCCCACAAAACCCCTATCTATCACTTATATCCCTACCTCTTGCAAGTGCCGCTAATGCCGCGTTTTGGGTGGCAGTAGCCTCTTTAAAAGCCGATGTGTGTGATTGGGAAGAGCATCGCTCAGGAGAACGGCGTGAAGGTGTTGTATCAGGTGCGATGAGTTGGATGTGCAAACTAGGCATATCACTGGGTTTGCTTTTCACCGGCAGTTTATTAAGTATTATTGGTTTTGATAGTACCTCAAAGAATCCACCATCAGCTGAACTATTAGCAAATATGAAGCTTAATTATGTTCTTGTTCCAACTATTTTTTACTCTATCTGTTTCTGGATTATGGGCTTTTATCCGCTATCAAAACAGCGCTGCTCTGAAATTCGCGAAAGTTTAGAATTAAGACGCGGATGGGTCTAA